In Acidimicrobiia bacterium, the following are encoded in one genomic region:
- a CDS encoding ABC transporter ATP-binding protein, with product MIDDAATGTLAIELRNIEKSFYGVKANDAVDFRLRRGEVHALLGENGAGKSTLCSILAGLYRPDGGEMFLEGAPVAFKSPKDALAAGIGMVYQHFRLVANLTVAENLALGHPDLGFRIDQAELQAAAGELGETYDLAVDPAARIWQLSVGEQQRVEILKLLYRNVKVLILDEPTAVLTPQESQALFKTMRKMAEEGRSVIFVSHKLQEVKQVSDQVTVLRGGRIAGGALTKDAELRDLARMMVGRDLVLPTRGESAPPGEPVLSVKDLHVAGDRGLEAVRGVSFDVRSGEVVGIAGVSGNGQRELAYGLTGLRIPASGTVELAGKDVTHAPVLDRFNQGIAYVPQSRLGMGLAPGLTTEENLALKAFRRPPYSTRFRLVESAFRDEGARQIEQYDVRGVRPGLPIRLLSGGNLQKALVAREVELKPLILIARSPTRGLDVGATGAVRELILAERSRGAGVLLISEDLDELLALSDRLLVIYEGQIVGSMQADEATAERLGLLMAGQREDTPA from the coding sequence ATGATCGATGATGCGGCCACGGGAACGCTCGCAATCGAGCTTCGCAACATTGAGAAGTCCTTCTACGGAGTCAAGGCCAACGACGCCGTGGACTTCCGCCTCCGGCGCGGCGAAGTGCACGCCCTCCTCGGCGAGAACGGGGCCGGCAAGTCGACCCTTTGTTCCATCCTCGCCGGGCTCTACCGGCCCGATGGAGGCGAGATGTTCCTCGAAGGAGCCCCGGTCGCCTTCAAGAGTCCGAAGGACGCCCTCGCCGCAGGAATAGGCATGGTCTATCAGCACTTCCGGCTGGTGGCCAATCTCACGGTGGCAGAGAATCTGGCCCTCGGTCATCCCGATCTCGGGTTCCGGATCGACCAGGCGGAACTCCAGGCGGCTGCCGGAGAACTCGGCGAAACCTACGACCTGGCGGTCGATCCGGCCGCCCGGATCTGGCAGCTGTCCGTGGGCGAACAGCAGCGGGTCGAGATCTTGAAGCTGCTCTACCGCAACGTGAAGGTGCTGATCCTCGACGAACCCACCGCAGTTCTCACTCCTCAAGAGAGCCAGGCGCTCTTCAAGACCATGCGCAAGATGGCGGAGGAAGGCCGGTCGGTGATCTTCGTTTCCCACAAGCTGCAAGAGGTCAAGCAGGTATCCGATCAAGTAACCGTGCTGCGCGGCGGCCGGATCGCCGGCGGGGCCCTCACGAAAGATGCGGAGTTGCGCGACCTCGCCCGGATGATGGTCGGTCGGGATCTCGTACTGCCGACCCGCGGAGAGAGCGCCCCTCCCGGAGAACCGGTGCTGTCGGTCAAGGATCTGCACGTAGCCGGCGATCGGGGTCTCGAAGCCGTTCGGGGCGTCAGCTTCGACGTCCGGTCCGGGGAGGTCGTGGGGATCGCCGGCGTCTCCGGCAACGGGCAACGCGAACTTGCATACGGATTGACCGGATTGCGGATTCCGGCTTCCGGAACTGTGGAACTGGCCGGCAAGGACGTGACTCATGCACCGGTTCTCGACCGATTCAATCAGGGCATCGCCTACGTGCCGCAGAGCAGGCTGGGCATGGGCCTGGCGCCGGGGCTCACAACGGAAGAGAACCTGGCTTTGAAAGCCTTCCGGAGGCCTCCCTATTCGACCCGTTTTCGACTCGTCGAGTCGGCCTTCCGGGACGAGGGTGCACGCCAGATCGAGCAATACGACGTTCGAGGGGTTCGTCCCGGCTTGCCGATCCGGCTTCTCTCGGGTGGCAACCTCCAGAAGGCGCTCGTCGCCCGGGAGGTCGAGCTCAAGCCGCTCATCTTGATCGCCCGCTCCCCGACCCGCGGACTCGACGTCGGAGCAACCGGGGCCGTTCGTGAACTGATTCTGGCCGAACGGTCTCGTGGCGCCGGCGTACTGCTCATCTCGGAGGACCTCGACGAGTTGCTGGCACTCTCGGATCGCCTGCTCGTGATCTACGAGGGCCAGATCGTGGGAAGCATGCAGGCAGATGAAGCCACGGCCGAGCGGCTCGGGCTCCTGATGGCCGGCCAACGAGAGGACACCCCCGCGTGA
- a CDS encoding LiaF domain-containing protein codes for MKRAFWKFLKWALLFDLAALVAAQIVKQFIPDVGDENSDVFQVVTMTGGRNWVSKAAGLRSGSVITGMGGMELDLTHATLDPAGAHLKLVTVMGGVEVRVPRGWNVELKGWAFMGGHANSARKHEVPEEAPHLVVEASTVMGGVAVTPAKDKTRT; via the coding sequence ATGAAACGTGCATTCTGGAAGTTCCTGAAATGGGCGCTGTTGTTCGATCTGGCCGCGCTGGTCGCCGCCCAGATCGTCAAGCAGTTCATCCCCGATGTCGGTGACGAGAACAGTGATGTGTTCCAGGTCGTCACGATGACGGGTGGCCGCAACTGGGTGAGCAAAGCGGCCGGACTGCGCTCCGGTTCCGTGATCACCGGCATGGGCGGCATGGAGTTGGACCTGACCCACGCCACTCTGGATCCGGCCGGAGCACATCTGAAGCTGGTCACCGTGATGGGAGGCGTCGAAGTGCGGGTCCCGCGTGGGTGGAATGTCGAGTTGAAGGGGTGGGCCTTCATGGGCGGCCACGCCAACAGCGCTCGCAAACACGAGGTCCCCGAGGAAGCTCCGCATCTGGTCGTCGAAGCCTCGACGGTCATGGGCGGGGTGGCGGTCACTCCGGCCAAGGACAAGACCCGTACCTGA
- a CDS encoding nitroreductase family deazaflavin-dependent oxidoreductase produces the protein MNAYQRFVRWWGRYPSFAWVGRTIITRLDTLAYGKRTSITTMGTDFPLCYLITTGRKTGEPRTTPLLFVDHDTGVVVTGTNFGAGNHPAWALNLAAEPRAELLIDGTERPVRARLLTEFERLAVWPKLTGVWPGFDDYVARSGRTPMTFVLEPPTGL, from the coding sequence ATGAACGCCTATCAACGCTTCGTTCGATGGTGGGGACGCTACCCGTCCTTCGCATGGGTCGGGCGCACGATCATCACTCGACTCGATACGCTCGCCTACGGCAAGAGAACATCGATCACGACGATGGGGACCGACTTCCCGCTCTGCTACCTGATCACCACCGGCAGAAAGACGGGTGAACCCCGTACGACGCCTCTGTTGTTCGTCGATCACGACACCGGCGTAGTCGTGACGGGCACGAATTTCGGCGCCGGCAACCATCCGGCATGGGCCCTCAACCTCGCAGCCGAGCCGCGGGCCGAACTACTTATCGATGGGACGGAGCGCCCGGTTCGGGCCCGCCTCCTCACCGAGTTCGAGAGGCTGGCCGTGTGGCCGAAGCTGACCGGCGTTTGGCCGGGCTTCGACGACTACGTCGCTCGCTCCGGACGTACGCCGATGACATTCGTGTTGGAACCCCCGACGGGCCTCTAG
- a CDS encoding BMP family ABC transporter substrate-binding protein, which produces MADKRWRMLAILVLVFALVAAACGGDDATTTTAGDSSETTAPTASEPMKVAFVHVGPVADKGWSWAHDQGAQYMAANMNVELTTLESIAEGSDSQRVFEDLAAAGNQLIFGTSFGYMDPMLAAAENYPDTVFMHATGFKASDNMGNYFGAAEEGRYLSGMAAGAVTETNLIGYVAAFPIPEVLRGINAFTLGAREVNPDAQVQVVWTSTWFDPPKEGTAAQSLLDAGADVIAMHQDSAAPGQAADAAGAKWVGYNTDMTEFAPDAWLTAAIWDWGPFYLKTAQEVADGTWSSSAYYGNMADGMVDIAPFGSSVPEDSRTLINERKAQIIDGSFQVFSDPIVGQDGAERPLGDIFGMDYFVEGVIGSPAG; this is translated from the coding sequence ATGGCAGACAAGAGATGGCGGATGCTGGCGATCTTGGTGCTGGTGTTCGCTCTCGTCGCGGCCGCATGCGGCGGGGACGACGCAACAACCACCACAGCCGGTGATTCGAGTGAGACAACGGCTCCGACGGCAAGCGAGCCGATGAAGGTCGCCTTCGTGCACGTTGGGCCCGTGGCCGACAAGGGCTGGTCGTGGGCGCACGATCAGGGCGCACAGTATATGGCCGCCAACATGAACGTCGAGCTCACGACGCTGGAGAGCATCGCCGAGGGTTCCGACTCACAGCGTGTCTTCGAGGACCTGGCCGCAGCAGGCAACCAGCTGATCTTCGGCACGTCGTTCGGCTACATGGATCCGATGCTGGCGGCTGCTGAGAACTATCCGGACACCGTGTTCATGCACGCCACCGGCTTCAAGGCGTCCGACAACATGGGCAACTACTTCGGGGCAGCCGAAGAAGGGCGCTACCTGAGCGGTATGGCCGCCGGTGCCGTGACCGAGACGAATCTGATCGGCTACGTCGCCGCTTTCCCGATCCCTGAGGTTCTGCGAGGCATCAACGCGTTCACGCTCGGTGCCCGCGAGGTCAACCCGGATGCCCAGGTACAGGTCGTGTGGACCTCCACCTGGTTTGATCCTCCCAAGGAAGGAACGGCCGCCCAGTCGCTCCTCGATGCCGGCGCCGACGTCATCGCGATGCATCAGGACTCGGCCGCTCCCGGACAGGCGGCGGACGCCGCGGGCGCGAAGTGGGTCGGGTACAACACCGACATGACCGAGTTCGCTCCCGACGCGTGGCTGACTGCGGCCATTTGGGACTGGGGCCCCTTCTATTTGAAGACCGCCCAAGAAGTAGCGGATGGAACGTGGTCGTCGAGCGCCTACTACGGAAACATGGCCGACGGCATGGTCGACATCGCCCCGTTCGGCTCCTCTGTTCCGGAGGATTCGCGCACGCTGATCAACGAGCGCAAAGCGCAGATCATCGACGGATCGTTCCAGGTGTTCTCCGACCCGATCGTCGGACAGGACGGCGCCGAGCGTCCCCTGGGAGACATCTTCGGGATGGACTACTTCGTCGAAGGTGTCATCGGCAGCCCGGCAGGCTGA
- a CDS encoding Glu/Leu/Phe/Val dehydrogenase, translating to MIELLEAERIRFESAVPFTSDLKGWRGTAEWLAEPDHVLQVAIPVVMDDGYVHVFKGFRALNSAARGPAKGGIRFHPSVCENDCRALAALMTWKSAVADVPFGGAHGGVRCDPTTLSEEERRRITRRYVAAIGDTIGPHKDVLGPDLYTGEQTMAWVYDTYSVLHPGENNLAVVTGKPLDLGGSPLRRHAGAYGVLAATQRTLDFGYVPGIENLAGARVVVQGFGDVGSGVANVFQQAGALIVGLADTSGSIYNRDGFDVEAVAKHREATGGISGFPGAEQRDRRAILEAPADIVIPAALENQITEENAARIEARLVVEAANYPTTPGADEILHQRGVRLIPDVLAASGGIVAGYFEWAQNLENQVWDHGETLTRLRDRVGKATERILMERLKLSEGMESYEAAWRRVRPDGPELRVPTLRIAAYVLALSRCRTAIMQRGVWP from the coding sequence TGGCTCGCAGAACCCGACCATGTGCTCCAGGTGGCGATTCCGGTTGTGATGGACGACGGGTACGTGCACGTTTTCAAGGGATTCCGGGCGCTGAACTCGGCAGCAAGGGGCCCGGCCAAAGGAGGGATTCGGTTTCACCCTTCGGTCTGTGAGAACGACTGCCGGGCGCTCGCGGCGCTCATGACCTGGAAATCCGCCGTTGCCGATGTTCCCTTCGGGGGTGCGCACGGCGGCGTCCGCTGTGACCCGACGACTCTCTCCGAAGAGGAGCGACGTCGGATCACCAGGCGTTACGTGGCGGCCATCGGAGACACGATCGGTCCTCACAAGGATGTGCTCGGTCCCGACCTGTACACCGGAGAGCAGACAATGGCCTGGGTATACGACACATACTCGGTCCTTCACCCGGGCGAGAACAATCTCGCCGTGGTCACGGGCAAGCCCCTCGATCTCGGCGGCTCACCTTTGCGGAGGCACGCCGGCGCCTATGGAGTGCTGGCCGCGACGCAGCGGACCCTCGATTTTGGATACGTTCCGGGCATTGAGAACCTTGCGGGTGCAAGGGTCGTTGTCCAGGGTTTTGGAGATGTGGGATCCGGAGTAGCGAACGTCTTTCAGCAGGCGGGCGCCTTGATCGTGGGCCTCGCCGATACCTCCGGATCCATCTACAACCGCGACGGGTTCGACGTCGAGGCGGTCGCCAAACATCGAGAGGCGACCGGCGGCATCAGCGGGTTCCCGGGGGCAGAACAGCGGGACCGCCGTGCGATTCTCGAAGCCCCTGCCGACATCGTCATCCCGGCCGCGCTCGAGAACCAGATAACCGAAGAGAACGCAGCACGGATAGAAGCGCGGCTCGTCGTCGAGGCCGCCAACTATCCGACGACACCCGGGGCAGATGAAATCCTCCACCAGAGGGGCGTGCGGCTCATCCCCGATGTCCTGGCAGCCTCGGGGGGTATCGTCGCCGGGTATTTCGAATGGGCGCAGAATCTCGAGAACCAGGTATGGGATCACGGTGAAACCCTCACACGGCTGCGCGACCGTGTAGGGAAAGCCACCGAGCGGATCTTGATGGAGCGTTTGAAACTGTCTGAAGGGATGGAATCCTACGAGGCAGCCTGGCGGCGGGTCCGACCCGACGGGCCCGAGCTGCGAGTACCGACGCTACGGATCGCAGCCTATGTTCTGGCATTGTCCCGTTGCAGAACCGCGATAATGCAGCGGGGCGTCTGGCCGTAG
- a CDS encoding ABC transporter permease — MTTRRLIVEPRGLASSGLKIMVPVASVLAALVVGGVFLALTGENPFSVYTHLVDAAFGTTRGISETLISSTPLILTGLAAAVAFKMLVWNIGGEGQFLVGAIFAAGAAIWVGDGASAWVALPVIVIAGAVGGAVWGAIAAVPRVYLGTNEIIVTLMLNFIAIKLVEYLIFGSNSPWRDPEVLTFPEGRPIPDAARFPEFFNRLDYGIFVAVALAIFAWYLIDKTRWGFQVRIVGDSAETARYAGISVPRKFLAVLLLSGAFAGVAGGLYVAGPVGALDPRSLVLGLGFTGIIVAALARLNPLAIIPVAVLMGALNNAGPSLQSIGVPTATVAMLQGAILIFAVAGEFFIANRVHRPEHRSQADAPAEKGGAT; from the coding sequence GTGACGACCCGCCGTCTGATCGTCGAACCACGCGGCCTGGCCTCGTCGGGCCTCAAGATCATGGTGCCAGTCGCGTCAGTATTGGCGGCACTGGTGGTCGGCGGCGTCTTCCTGGCCCTGACCGGAGAGAACCCTTTCAGCGTCTACACACACCTGGTCGATGCTGCGTTCGGAACCACCCGCGGCATCAGCGAGACTCTCATCTCCTCCACACCGCTGATCCTGACCGGCCTCGCTGCCGCCGTTGCGTTCAAGATGCTCGTCTGGAACATCGGCGGTGAGGGCCAGTTCCTGGTGGGGGCGATCTTCGCCGCCGGTGCCGCCATCTGGGTGGGGGATGGGGCATCGGCCTGGGTCGCCCTGCCGGTGATCGTCATCGCCGGGGCGGTGGGAGGGGCCGTCTGGGGGGCTATCGCCGCGGTGCCGCGCGTCTATCTGGGGACGAACGAGATCATCGTCACCCTCATGCTCAACTTCATCGCCATCAAGCTGGTGGAGTACCTGATCTTCGGCAGCAACAGCCCCTGGCGAGACCCCGAGGTGCTCACATTCCCCGAGGGACGCCCCATACCGGATGCCGCCCGATTCCCGGAGTTCTTCAACCGGCTCGACTACGGGATCTTTGTTGCCGTCGCCCTGGCAATCTTCGCCTGGTACCTCATCGACAAGACCCGGTGGGGTTTTCAGGTACGCATCGTCGGCGATTCGGCCGAAACGGCTCGTTACGCAGGTATCAGCGTGCCCCGCAAGTTCCTGGCAGTCCTGCTGCTGTCGGGGGCGTTTGCCGGCGTGGCCGGCGGGCTCTACGTTGCCGGGCCCGTGGGGGCGCTGGATCCTCGTTCGCTGGTGCTGGGCCTCGGATTCACCGGGATCATCGTTGCCGCCCTGGCACGCCTGAACCCGCTGGCGATCATTCCGGTCGCAGTGCTGATGGGAGCGCTCAACAACGCCGGCCCCTCCCTCCAGTCGATCGGAGTGCCGACGGCAACCGTGGCGATGCTGCAGGGCGCCATCCTGATCTTCGCGGTGGCCGGTGAGTTCTTCATCGCCAACCGTGTGCATCGTCCGGAGCACCGTTCCCAAGCCGATGCTCCGGCAGAGAAGGGCGGTGCGACGTGA
- a CDS encoding ABC transporter permease translates to MNDTWPIELLFAAMVLGTPLIFATIGEIIAERSGILNLGVQGMMLVGAVSAFWATYNTNSLVFGLLAGLIAAAVLSILHAFTSVTLRVSQIVSGLALTLFGTGLASFFGRAGSDPLVGNPSKKVFDPILTGGITEWPIVGPVLFGHDVLVYAAWVTAGAASYYLFRTKAGLALRSVGEDPASAEAAGVNVALIRYAHVMVGGALAGIGGAYYSLKIVPTWQDDPLGEAGWIAIALVILASWRPWRAIFAAYLFGAAERVQFTLQTLGEPWSNVPSTLLAMIPFVLAIIAMIALTSGKRARFLGAPAALGIPYFREQR, encoded by the coding sequence GTGAACGACACATGGCCCATCGAACTCCTCTTCGCCGCCATGGTGCTGGGAACTCCCCTGATCTTCGCCACGATTGGTGAGATCATCGCCGAGCGGTCCGGGATCCTGAACCTGGGAGTGCAGGGCATGATGCTGGTTGGGGCCGTGTCGGCCTTCTGGGCGACCTACAACACCAACAGCCTCGTGTTCGGTCTGCTGGCCGGCCTGATCGCCGCTGCGGTTCTGTCGATTCTCCATGCGTTCACCTCGGTGACCCTGCGGGTCAGTCAGATTGTGTCCGGCCTCGCTTTGACACTGTTCGGAACCGGCCTGGCGAGCTTCTTCGGGCGCGCAGGTAGCGACCCGCTCGTGGGAAATCCGTCCAAGAAGGTATTCGACCCGATACTCACCGGGGGAATCACGGAGTGGCCGATCGTCGGACCGGTGCTCTTCGGGCACGACGTCCTGGTGTACGCCGCCTGGGTCACTGCCGGAGCGGCCAGCTACTACCTGTTCCGCACGAAGGCCGGTCTGGCCCTGAGGTCGGTCGGAGAAGACCCCGCCAGTGCTGAGGCTGCCGGCGTCAACGTTGCGCTGATCAGATATGCCCACGTTATGGTCGGCGGAGCCCTGGCGGGTATCGGTGGCGCCTACTACTCACTCAAGATCGTTCCCACCTGGCAGGATGACCCGCTCGGAGAAGCAGGCTGGATCGCCATTGCCCTGGTCATCCTGGCCAGCTGGAGACCCTGGCGAGCGATATTCGCCGCCTACCTCTTCGGAGCTGCCGAGCGAGTCCAGTTCACTCTTCAGACCCTCGGTGAGCCGTGGAGCAATGTCCCCTCGACCTTGCTGGCAATGATCCCGTTCGTTCTGGCGATAATTGCGATGATTGCGCTCACGAGCGGAAAACGAGCCAGGTTCCTCGGAGCTCCTGCCGCGCTCGGCATCCCTTACTTCCGCGAGCAACGCTGA
- a CDS encoding DUF2461 domain-containing protein, translated as MGHRYFTPKLFGFLRDLNENNDRTWFKAHQSDYEQYVREPALDFITDFAGPLGKISEHFVADSRTVGGSLFRIQRDTRFGKDKTPYKSNTGMQFRHATAKDAHAPGFYLHLQPGECYMGMGLWRPESKVAYEVRARIASDETGWTRASRSKRFTDVFALTGDSLIRPPKGFDDDHPLIDDLKRKDFIASTRLSQKQVTSDHFMEDFTDYCRRGAPFVSFLCEAVGVPF; from the coding sequence ATGGGCCACAGATACTTCACCCCCAAGCTATTCGGATTCCTCCGGGACCTGAACGAGAACAACGATCGGACCTGGTTCAAAGCCCACCAATCGGACTACGAACAGTATGTTCGCGAGCCCGCACTCGACTTCATAACGGATTTCGCCGGCCCGCTCGGGAAGATTTCCGAGCACTTCGTGGCCGACTCTCGGACGGTTGGAGGTTCGCTGTTCAGGATCCAGCGCGATACGCGGTTCGGCAAGGACAAGACACCCTACAAGTCGAACACCGGCATGCAGTTTCGCCACGCCACCGCCAAGGACGCCCACGCACCCGGCTTCTACCTGCACCTCCAGCCCGGAGAGTGCTACATGGGAATGGGCCTGTGGCGTCCCGAGAGCAAGGTGGCGTATGAGGTTCGTGCGCGAATCGCGAGCGATGAAACGGGCTGGACCCGAGCCTCGAGGAGCAAGCGCTTCACCGACGTCTTTGCCCTCACCGGCGATTCGTTGATACGACCGCCGAAGGGGTTCGACGACGACCACCCCCTCATCGACGACCTCAAGCGGAAGGACTTCATCGCGTCGACGCGGTTGTCCCAGAAGCAGGTCACGTCCGATCACTTCATGGAGGACTTCACCGACTACTGCAGACGGGGAGCGCCGTTCGTGAGTTTTCTCTGCGAGGCCGTCGGAGTTCCGTTCTGA